Below is a window of Brassica napus cultivar Da-Ae chromosome A5, Da-Ae, whole genome shotgun sequence DNA.
GTAGATGATCTGAGCATCCAGATGGCTGATTCAAAACGGAGCAGTTGTTCCCGAGGAGGCAAAAATtagtagaggctgtggacatcaatggatctatcttctcttgccattttgtgcGATATCCTACATCCTCTCCAATGAAATAGTAGCCcttaaacactcttaactccaccattaaatagcATGTTTCACACCTAGGCTGTCTACCTTGAATATGTGtctgtgatgagaagctcacgctactcttaaatgaatgtagAGAGTTTTGTTTCGATAGTGttgttttttcaggtttgaAATGTAGAGTATGAAGCTGATTTTTGAACAGTAGCCAGTGGGGTtccggtaagggtgtgttgtcctagttttactgcttgtatggttcagagattcgtggttaaaaTATAGTTGCTGAGAATATGAGAGTTTCCGCACTTTCAAACTTTTCTACGTGTTCTTGATACTTGgcattgtttgaggacaaacaaggatctaagtctgggagaattgatatgttgtgtttttgaTACATTCTAACAATGTTTTCTAAAGTGATTTtgagtctttatcgagtctttctaGTCCACAGTTCTCATAACAAATTATGGAActtttataaaaattcaaataagaaTCAGGTCCTGAAGTTAACCCTGAACTTTATGCTAACTATCAATTgccaatgacaaaaaaaaaagtagaattgTATGCACTATAATTAGAGGTATATGCAATCAAATGATGAGAAACCGCATATCAATTGTGCCAAGGAAAGCACACAAGGATTTGACCAAAAGCTAGGTAATTGCTTTCATCACTCCCCCTATAAAGCGGTAAGAAAATAATGGATAATTCAGGATAagagaccatcatcaatcttaTGGTTCAACTaagcaaaatatattttgtttcaagCGAATATTGATTTTGCACTAACTACGTGATAAGTATTGGATCAAAGACTGATTCTTTCCACTAAACCATTATCATGTGGCTCCCAATTCAATAATTCGGCCAAAAATGCATCTACTGATTGATACTAAAAATGTCCAGTTTCTTTGCTTGTTGGTTTGTCGGCAGGGAGAACTTCACGATCtcaagattaaaaatatattaaaaaagttaacAAGTGTTTCAGTCATCATTAGAAAAGCCCCTGCTTGCTTTTGTAATATCGCAAATGTATTTGATCGCCAGGCATAGAAGATTACACAACTAGCAAATATACGAATCCAAGATATCGAATGCTTACATGAGCAAACTTGCTCTCAGTTTTTGATAAAGGGAAATAGAATGCTGAGTTCCAAGATGTTACCAAGAAGTGGCATCGCAGCACCTGTATCGGGAAAGGCATTGAAAAATACGTCACGGTCAGCCATGAAAGTTATGGAAAGCAGTGTTCGATGACAAAATCGCAATCTATACTCAAAAGTAGATAATGCGGAAAGATACACAAATCCAATATCGATTGTTTCAAGAACTGGCAGTTCcgtgaaaaaaaatatttcagatGTTCAAATTCAAGAGAATACCCAAATAGCAtctcaaaatcaaaactaaaaatcCAAAATCAACAACAAATTACAGAGAAAGGCAAAGTAATCTGTGGAGACAATTCTGGAAAATCACTCTTGTTGTCATTCAAATTAATGGGTCAGCCAAAGACCACACAATGCACcatttgcatatatatataaatgaaacagatgtaaaaaaaaaatcactttctTGCAGATGAGAGTAAAAGAGTACACACACCTTACACATGTTTTATTGATCAACTAAAAGCAGCAAGTAACTTCTTTTGTATAATTTCCACACTTAAACGTGGAGACAACCTTGGCAAAATCTCCTACCATGaagaaatattttgtaattaatcaATCTtgcaagaaaagagaaaaaaaagaaaaagaaatctaCAAACAAAAGAAGGCTTGAAATGtagaacacacacacacacacacacctctTTGCCATCAGAATTCTCTTTGGCCAGGACTGGTATCTCATACTGATAAGCCCTTTCCCAATCAGGATTCGTTGTGATATCTCTTACCTAACAATGTTCAATGACAAACAAAAATCACATCAATTTTAACGAACTCAAATCAATACACGAGGATCCAAGAATTGGAGTGGGTTGCGAAAGACCTGAAGAGTGACGTGGTGGAGCGAATCAGGACCGGAGAGAGAGAACGCAGCTTGAAGCTTCTCTTTGAGTCCATCGCAGAGACAACATCCTGGTTTCGAGTATAGAACAAGCTTTCTTGTGTTTGGTCCCGAACTACAGGACAAAGGAATGGTTCCCCATTGTCGTCGTCCACGCCTTGCAGCGGCAACAAACGCCCAATTCGCTGACGATATCGCTGCCGCCATTTTGCGTCTTCTGCGTTTTCGCATCGTTCTCTCTATATCCTTTGTTTTCTATTAGACTTTTAGGCCCACAGTGATCCTTCAAATCACTCGGCCCATACACTTACGATTGGTAACATTTCCTACgctattatttgaaaaattagttTCCAAACGTATAATATGTagagagaggagaagaaaaaggaaaaaaaaggacACGTTTAAATGAAACGTTAATTTGATTagctaattaatttttaatcgtGATTAAGCTAAGATGACATGCATCAATACACCTAGGACTGCCCTCTTTAAAAGCATCAATAACTTTAATTAATTCAAGTATTTTTGGCAAAATAATATTGTAAACTTaaacatatttaccaaaaatttcattaatatcttttcaaatttacaaaataattcacaATTAAAAGAGTACACACAGAAATCTCAAAACATgctataaataaaactattacaCATGGAGTTGGAGATTATTCATCCACAAAGATAAGTTTAGACTCCACTTGACATGAGAAAAGTCTCCGTTAAAGGTCTTCTAGAGAATTATGCTTTACAAGAGACTCTCATAAGACTTCCAGGAACTCTTCTATTgcatatattttagaagatttctGAAAAAACTTCCAAAATCTGActacagatctgaaaaacctgcatatccaaaaatgtTCAAAAGGCTTCATGACAGAGAAAATGAATGAAAAGTTAGATACATATATctttatagaacacaaaaaataaatatccaacatttatagatctacctttaaaggagtagaaagatgagaaccatgtaataaaaaaactgtaaaaacaaaataaattagtgagatgagacaaaaaaaaattaaaaattcatataaagtttgatgttttcaagttcaaagagattagagagaggttggagagttttattgagaatcattacatttttgttgcatccATTTGAGAGGAAAAGAGAAAATGTGtacattttctttatatatggagacaaaaaatttcatttaacattttctttatatatggagacaaaaaatttcatttaggttcaatatttttgattcagaagACTTTCAGGGAAGTTTGCTAttagacgacttcctggaaatCTTCTacctctaaatatatttttcgcccaaaagacttccaggaagtcttctataccctaaatttataccataaacttaaataactaactaaacataaagaaagaaaaacacttcactaaacttaaaataaactcGAAAGCGTTTAATATACACgaaactaaacacatataagtcaaattaattttctaaaaaacgtcaagcttccaaaatctaaccctaaaaatacaaacaatactacaacatatgttaccaaacataaattaaagaatacTACGACTCACTACATTCACTCATATGTGTtgaaaaaatttgaattttactgtatcttaatttatatcatttacatatgtttataattacata
It encodes the following:
- the LOC106365243 gene encoding uncharacterized protein LOC106365243 — its product is MRKRRRRKMAAAISSANWAFVAAARRGRRQWGTIPLSCSSGPNTRKLVLYSKPGCCLCDGLKEKLQAAFSLSGPDSLHHVTLQVRDITTNPDWERAYQYEIPVLAKENSDGKEEILPRLSPRLSVEIIQKKLLAAFS